The following is a genomic window from Spodoptera frugiperda isolate SF20-4 chromosome 18, AGI-APGP_CSIRO_Sfru_2.0, whole genome shotgun sequence.
tgactctgagtacggcgcgGCGGTAAGACATAAATTGatctgtggactgcctagcaggttacccgagatctccggctagaaaagtaagagtaagaacagggtggtatttagtcagtcagagtttgacactctctcgactcgcctaaggcaggagaagccattggatgagttttcccccttaaaaaaaggacaCACATTGATATTAACTGTATGTTTTCTTtacacaaacattttttctgtaaCTAATCGCTGAATTCTCTACTTgaccctaaggttgactggtagagaataaATTATGTGCCATTATTATTCCAGATGTTTTTGTACTAATAGGTATAAATAAGACAATAAAttgttagtaaaaaaatacaatttttatttataaaaaatacattagtgtaatgttatgtaccttattttttgtgaattaaCAAATTCACTAAGAACATTTCTATTCCTAAGATTCTATTCATAAGAACATTCCTAAGAAAATTTCCTAAGAACTAagaataaaactataaatagggtatataatttatattacgGGAATTGAAAAAATTGTGGCCAGaacctaattttaaaatatttacttgtaaaagTACCATTTATTCTGTAGCttatgattataaaaataaataaaattgtatttcataatttaatttcattagtgACGAGCATgataacaacataataatattatataatcttaatcaaattaaaagtacactTAGTCGATAAGTATGCAGAATAAAACTGATGACTGTTTATGAAGCGAAAGTATATAAGATTCGTAGTTagtggcgttccatagtctctgcctacccccatgggagacaggcttgAGGTTATTCATAAGGCGGCTCTGGCTTATCGAATCTACATAAATCCATTTTCACATGCCGATATTCtggaaacaaagaaaaatttttttttcacaatttatgttataagtccctttgCATAAGGCATATGGCAATTCATagaccgggcacatttccagactccgtgctactactgagaaatttacgataCCCCGacaatagcccagtaatactttgcccgctcgaacccgagatcccttgcccggcagtcgcacttgcgacacTTCAACAAGGCagccaataataaataaataaatataaaagttaggCGTCGAGAAATTTTGACTATTCAATGTCATCCTAATAAAACTCCAGTTACCGGTTACTTCTGGCTTTGATCATGGTGCAGAGTGAGGGAAAGCACTCAtactagctaaggaggaggcggatcATGTCAGGAAACCATCATTTTCACGCTCCAACCGCCACAGCAGACTTTTCGGGTGGATTCTCAACCAGGCCGGGAAAGGTAGTTTGATGACTTTTACCTTCAAAAATTGGGATTGAAGGCGTTTTGTTTCGTAGGGCAGGACCCACGGCTTAATAACTGCCTGCTGCTTATAAAATACTAGGCACTCTCACGCGGTTTCACACGCTCTGCTCAGTctctattgatcatagcgtaatgttttatagcccataGGCTTCCTCATTAGATgcattatccaacacaaaaagaattattcaaatcggaccagtagttctggagatcaaacaagcaaactcttcagctttatatgtatattaaaattaaggaATTAAGGATTGTTTAAATTATCGATTCCATCTTAATCTTTAGAAGGATATAAAGTCCTTTTATCATCAAATACTACTTGATTACTCACTTTGCTTCTCATCACAGTTGAGTTCGAACATGTCACAATTGTCGTTGAACATCCTGGCGACACCCACGGCGTCCTGGCCGCAGATTGGCACAAAGTCGTGTGAACATTGCTCCGACATCTTGCAGTAATTTACTAACTGtggttgaataaaatattagttttctgTGACCAGTCTCAATAACggtaaatgtgggagagccatgcttcggcacgaatgggccggctcgaccggagtgataccacggactcacagaaaaccaacgtgaaacaacgcttgtgttgtgtttcgttgtgtgagtaaggttaccggaggcccagatcgcgtcccgatccccgattccccaacaacttttaaattcctaacccccaaaagaccggcaacgcacttgtaacgcctctggtatttcaagtgtccaagggcgattgcttaccgtcaggtgatccgtctgcttgtttactggcttattccataaaaaaggaagtttttattttataagaatttaggaaatatgaaaatagttaCCGGTTCTAATGGAAAGAAGTAATCTTCGGCCTCTATTTCAACGTGTGACCAGACTTCAGCAGCTAACCCGACTATTACTAAACctgaaacaaagaaacaataatataaataatggataccaacaatttcattaattttgaaaCTATTTGGTTTTTCATTTCCTAAATTCTTTACCATTTCACAGCCTTTTATTTAACTAACAATATTTGTAAGTGTATGaggaattaaattttgaaataaatacttatatcttcaataattaattgagcTAATTTACACGTTtagtttaatgtaatttaaactgacatggtcactaacactatcattagaacttgagacgggatatttctacccgc
Proteins encoded in this region:
- the LOC118278158 gene encoding uncharacterized protein LOC118278158 isoform X3 gives rise to the protein MIVRHIFTSLVIVGLAAEVWSHVEIEAEDYFFPLEPLVNYCKMSEQCSHDFVPICGQDAVGVARMFNDNCDMFELNCDEKQKYRHVKMDLCRFDKPEPPYE